A window of Marinobacter salarius contains these coding sequences:
- the yafN gene encoding type I toxin-antitoxin system antitoxin YafN, with protein sequence MGTHAILAEQSVSITELRKNPAQYFTDQPVAVLSNNRPAGYMVGQDLFQELMKMVEHFERQRTVTGRMQLSVERLRDIGRHGADLLANASPEDMEEYATWSKSTRPD encoded by the coding sequence ATGGGTACCCATGCGATTCTGGCAGAACAATCTGTCAGCATTACTGAACTGAGGAAAAACCCAGCACAATATTTTACGGACCAGCCTGTGGCAGTCCTGTCCAACAACCGGCCCGCCGGTTACATGGTAGGACAAGATCTGTTTCAGGAATTGATGAAAATGGTTGAGCATTTTGAACGGCAACGAACGGTGACTGGCAGGATGCAACTATCCGTAGAACGTCTTAGGGATATCGGACGACACGGTGCAGACCTCCTGGCAAACGCCTCACCGGAGGACATGGAGGAATATGCAACGTGGTCGAAGTCTACACGTCCGGACTGA
- a CDS encoding glyoxalase superfamily protein has protein sequence MQFQAIPIIRIFDEAKAREFYLEFLGMSVDWEHRFEEGFPLYMQVSRGGLVFHLSEHSGDCTPGAKMFVNTDDLEGLYDEITSRGYRYSRPEITTAPWGDRIFEVVDPFSNRILFNERTFTS, from the coding sequence ATGCAATTTCAAGCCATCCCAATCATCCGAATTTTTGATGAGGCAAAGGCCAGGGAATTCTATCTGGAGTTCCTCGGCATGTCGGTGGACTGGGAGCACCGCTTCGAGGAAGGCTTTCCCCTCTATATGCAGGTTTCCAGAGGTGGCCTCGTTTTTCACCTCAGCGAGCACTCAGGGGACTGCACGCCCGGCGCCAAAATGTTCGTGAACACGGATGATCTCGAGGGCCTGTACGATGAAATAACCTCGCGTGGCTACCGCTACAGTCGCCCGGAAATCACCACAGCCCCATGGGGCGACAGAATATTCGAGGTGGTAGACCCGTTTTCAAACAGAATTCTGTTTAATGAGCGCACGTTTACCAGCTAA
- a CDS encoding YciI family protein, whose protein sequence is MKYMLLAYGSEEKFNQMSKNELAEVGEKCQRFDAEMQAAGEVTWAGSLDWSSKSMRLKGGKLVVTDGPFAETKEVVGGVVIIEAPDFDAAVKLASLHPAARMGEELGWGIELRPINHCLAIGEAEAAKRCTK, encoded by the coding sequence ATGAAATACATGCTGCTGGCCTACGGAAGCGAAGAGAAATTCAACCAGATGAGCAAAAACGAGCTGGCCGAGGTTGGAGAGAAATGCCAGCGCTTCGACGCCGAGATGCAGGCAGCGGGCGAGGTCACCTGGGCCGGAAGCCTGGACTGGAGCTCGAAGTCGATGCGCCTCAAGGGCGGCAAACTGGTAGTCACCGACGGGCCGTTCGCGGAAACCAAGGAGGTTGTGGGCGGCGTAGTGATCATCGAAGCGCCGGACTTCGATGCAGCGGTGAAGCTCGCCTCGTTGCACCCGGCAGCGCGTATGGGCGAGGAACTGGGCTGGGGCATCGAGCTCCGTCCGATTAACCACTGCCTCGCAATTGGCGAAGCGGAGGCTGCCAAGAGGTGTACAAAATGA
- a CDS encoding phospholipase effector Tle1 domain-containing protein, with protein sequence MSKLITACVGDTHVCPIPGHGSSPILPNGCSILADGKPVARVGDATGCGAMITQGYPMAFADGMPVAYLGSPTNHGGSIVSGNPRVILGVATIAAPVVDFAVAGALDDKGQLTPTAKQLLDTDPQEFVRRAAQKGALIDEGLPEKSPDESPEEEDHPKVRVEAGIFFDGTGNNRNNTQTYQRQMDECLTANAAGAMSEEECSSELSQIMEGSYLNAETNVSKLERLYQQGQSQSDEWEQVHRIATYVSGVGTKAGDPDDGPSMGLGLGEQGVLKKINKGCRELAFEIGDSVMEPIDELVLDVFGFSRGAATARHFVSREIDENGALAKAFKREGIPWPKKITVRFLGLFDTVAGVADLGNLDFSAHDERTGRINVNLKPEQVQRAVQFVARDERRHNFSLNSLRSESGNLPEHFNEWVLPGAHSDIGGGYPDRFQERIEVRPPLVVGGKDRHNPEASFEFSRMLQERALIKSEGWIGPLNPLATLEIEQERPSGLPGGDITLRLWLNREVRGEYSRIPLYLMHKLAVNEGVPLQSINPDVEGLSLPDELMPIARNLAAHVWHGNELLMTPESKALLKQRYIHHSDHYLRMGPLYPFRPAKNGRRAIHPNKGQWSEGQYHEY encoded by the coding sequence ATGAGCAAACTCATCACCGCCTGCGTAGGCGATACGCACGTTTGCCCGATCCCAGGGCACGGTTCTTCCCCCATCCTGCCAAACGGCTGCAGTATTCTCGCTGACGGTAAGCCCGTTGCCCGAGTGGGCGATGCCACGGGCTGTGGCGCCATGATCACCCAGGGATACCCAATGGCCTTTGCCGATGGCATGCCCGTGGCGTACCTCGGAAGCCCCACCAACCATGGCGGTTCGATTGTTAGTGGTAATCCACGGGTTATTCTTGGCGTTGCCACCATCGCCGCGCCAGTTGTGGATTTTGCGGTAGCAGGAGCCCTGGATGACAAGGGCCAACTTACGCCAACGGCAAAACAACTGCTGGACACAGACCCCCAGGAATTTGTGCGCCGGGCAGCGCAGAAAGGCGCATTGATTGACGAAGGCCTGCCTGAAAAATCACCGGATGAGTCGCCCGAAGAAGAGGACCATCCCAAAGTCCGGGTGGAAGCAGGCATCTTTTTTGATGGTACCGGCAACAACCGCAACAACACCCAGACCTACCAACGACAAATGGATGAATGCCTGACGGCCAATGCCGCCGGAGCCATGTCGGAGGAAGAATGCAGTAGTGAGCTGTCTCAGATCATGGAGGGTAGTTATCTCAATGCCGAGACCAATGTCTCCAAGCTTGAGCGACTTTACCAGCAGGGTCAGTCCCAAAGTGATGAGTGGGAACAGGTACACCGAATTGCCACTTATGTATCTGGTGTAGGTACAAAAGCCGGAGACCCCGATGACGGCCCGAGTATGGGGCTGGGGCTTGGTGAGCAGGGCGTACTAAAGAAAATTAATAAAGGGTGCAGAGAACTGGCGTTTGAAATCGGTGACTCTGTCATGGAACCAATCGATGAACTGGTCCTTGATGTGTTTGGTTTCAGCCGTGGAGCCGCAACAGCACGGCACTTCGTCAGCCGGGAGATCGATGAAAACGGGGCACTGGCCAAAGCTTTCAAGCGTGAGGGGATTCCCTGGCCAAAGAAAATCACGGTTCGCTTTCTGGGCTTGTTTGATACCGTTGCAGGTGTTGCCGACCTGGGCAACCTCGACTTTTCAGCCCACGATGAGAGAACCGGCCGTATCAACGTCAATTTAAAGCCGGAACAGGTTCAGCGCGCGGTTCAGTTTGTGGCTCGCGATGAGCGACGGCACAATTTCTCCCTGAACAGCCTGCGGAGTGAATCTGGCAACCTGCCCGAGCACTTCAATGAGTGGGTCTTGCCGGGAGCACATTCCGATATTGGTGGAGGTTATCCAGACCGGTTTCAGGAACGCATCGAAGTTCGTCCACCTTTGGTGGTCGGGGGTAAAGATCGTCATAACCCCGAAGCGAGTTTCGAATTCTCGCGGATGTTGCAGGAGCGGGCACTCATCAAAAGTGAAGGGTGGATTGGGCCTTTGAACCCGCTCGCTACGTTAGAGATTGAACAGGAGCGTCCGTCTGGCTTGCCTGGAGGTGACATTACCCTGCGTCTATGGCTGAATCGTGAGGTCCGGGGAGAGTACTCGCGTATCCCCTTGTATCTGATGCACAAGCTGGCTGTGAATGAGGGGGTTCCCCTGCAGTCTATTAACCCTGATGTGGAAGGTCTTTCCTTGCCAGACGAATTAATGCCTATCGCCAGGAATCTTGCTGCTCACGTCTGGCATGGCAATGAGTTGCTGATGACGCCGGAATCTAAAGCCTTACTAAAGCAACGGTACATCCATCATTCCGATCATTACCTGAGGATGGGCCCGCTGTACCCCTTTAGGCCTGCCAAAAACGGTCGTCGCGCGATTCATCCGAACAAGGGGCAGTGGAGTGAAGGGCAATATCATGAGTATTAA
- a CDS encoding Hsp70 family protein has protein sequence MAVIGIDLGTTNSLASAWKEDGPVIIPNALGEWLTPSVVSVDRSGNVLVGRPAKDRLVTHPHATASQFKRLMGTSERLALNGNSYSPEELSALVLKQIKADAEAFLGEHVEEAIISVPAYFNNNQRTATLTAARLAGLHVERLINEPTAAALAYGLREQRDESTFIVIDLGGGTLDVSILEKFDDLLEVHATSGDSFLGGEDFTRALVAGVLAKWELGSQKLSREERAHVYRVCDQAKAALCEDVQVDVKASIGGQSLATTVTRDDFLGYSAGLLDRLRAPLERAVRDSGLGREGFDEVIIVGGASRMPMIKNAVGRMFGRIPSANLDPDLVVAMGAGIQAALKQRNQALRDTVLTDVCPFSLGIESAQTLEQGTRTGFFSVLIPRNTVIPASRVDRFYTVSDHQKQVQLHVYQGEQRLVKNNIKIGEMTVPVPPKPASEEAVDVRFTYDINGILEVQAEVLSTGVKDRLIIRNTATELSDVDIERALKRLDSLKFHPREDSANIAVMMEAERMFSEALGEQRQLISDLIMELENAMDSQDSQRVDTIRTAVEQRLDAIRKQWGMW, from the coding sequence ATGGCAGTCATCGGCATTGATTTGGGCACCACCAACAGTTTGGCAAGTGCCTGGAAAGAAGATGGACCTGTAATCATCCCGAACGCTCTTGGCGAATGGCTTACCCCTTCCGTGGTGAGTGTGGACCGCAGTGGTAATGTGCTGGTGGGCCGGCCTGCCAAGGACCGCCTGGTGACCCACCCTCACGCCACGGCGTCGCAATTCAAGCGGCTGATGGGCACGTCCGAACGCCTTGCCCTGAACGGGAACAGCTACTCCCCGGAAGAGCTTTCAGCGCTGGTTCTCAAGCAGATCAAAGCCGATGCGGAAGCCTTTCTCGGGGAACACGTCGAAGAAGCCATCATCAGTGTCCCTGCCTACTTCAACAATAACCAGCGTACCGCTACGCTCACTGCAGCACGGCTTGCCGGCCTGCACGTTGAACGCCTGATAAACGAGCCAACGGCCGCTGCCCTGGCGTATGGGTTGCGCGAGCAGCGGGACGAAAGCACCTTTATCGTGATCGATCTTGGTGGCGGCACCCTGGATGTCTCCATCCTGGAGAAATTCGATGACCTGCTGGAAGTACACGCTACCAGCGGCGACAGTTTCCTCGGCGGTGAGGACTTCACCCGGGCACTGGTGGCGGGGGTACTGGCAAAGTGGGAACTTGGCAGTCAGAAACTGAGCCGGGAAGAGCGGGCACATGTCTACCGCGTCTGCGACCAGGCCAAGGCCGCGCTTTGCGAGGACGTTCAGGTTGACGTGAAGGCATCCATCGGCGGCCAGTCGCTCGCAACTACCGTCACTCGGGATGACTTTCTGGGATATAGCGCCGGCCTGCTTGATCGTCTTCGCGCCCCACTCGAGCGAGCGGTGCGGGACTCCGGTTTGGGTCGCGAAGGATTTGATGAGGTCATCATTGTCGGCGGGGCATCCCGCATGCCCATGATCAAGAACGCTGTCGGGCGTATGTTTGGGCGCATCCCTTCTGCCAATCTCGACCCAGACCTTGTTGTTGCTATGGGCGCGGGCATCCAGGCGGCTCTTAAACAGCGTAACCAGGCTCTGCGGGATACCGTGCTGACGGATGTCTGCCCCTTCAGCCTGGGCATCGAATCGGCGCAGACGCTGGAACAGGGCACTCGCACTGGCTTTTTCTCCGTGCTCATTCCGCGCAATACCGTGATTCCCGCCAGTCGGGTCGACCGCTTCTACACGGTGTCTGACCATCAGAAACAGGTTCAGCTGCATGTCTACCAGGGCGAGCAGAGACTGGTCAAAAACAACATCAAGATTGGCGAGATGACCGTTCCCGTTCCACCCAAACCTGCTTCCGAGGAAGCCGTGGATGTCCGCTTTACCTACGACATCAACGGCATACTCGAAGTGCAGGCAGAGGTTCTGAGCACCGGGGTCAAGGATCGCCTCATCATTCGCAACACGGCGACCGAGCTCTCGGACGTCGATATCGAACGTGCCTTGAAGCGGCTGGACTCGCTCAAGTTTCATCCGCGGGAGGACAGCGCCAACATCGCGGTGATGATGGAAGCGGAACGAATGTTTTCTGAAGCCCTGGGGGAACAGAGACAATTGATCAGCGACCTGATCATGGAACTGGAAAACGCGATGGACTCTCAGGATTCGCAACGGGTGGACACGATACGTACTGCCGTTGAACAACGCCTGGATGCTATCCGCAAACAATGGGGAATGTGGTGA
- a CDS encoding GNAT family N-acetyltransferase — protein MAELLEFQTERLRLRQWRNSDLEPFAALNADPKVMEFFPEPLSRQASNEMADKIRSLIKQRGWGFWAVEVKGAEPFIGFCGLHVPVATMPFSPCVEIGWRLSFAHWGNGYASEAARGALDVGFQQLGLSEIVSFTTVGNLRSRGVMERIGMTYSGEFEHPSLPESSPLRPHVLYRLQREQWEVEKPNH, from the coding sequence ATGGCAGAATTATTGGAATTTCAAACCGAACGACTACGTTTGCGCCAGTGGCGCAACAGTGATCTCGAGCCGTTCGCCGCTCTAAACGCGGACCCAAAGGTTATGGAGTTCTTCCCCGAGCCGCTGAGTAGGCAAGCAAGCAACGAAATGGCGGATAAAATTCGTTCGCTCATCAAACAACGTGGCTGGGGGTTCTGGGCGGTAGAGGTCAAGGGCGCCGAGCCCTTTATTGGCTTTTGCGGGCTGCACGTCCCCGTAGCAACGATGCCTTTTTCTCCGTGTGTGGAGATCGGTTGGCGCCTATCGTTCGCCCACTGGGGAAATGGCTATGCGTCAGAAGCTGCTCGCGGTGCCCTGGATGTCGGGTTTCAACAGCTGGGGCTTTCTGAAATTGTCTCCTTCACCACCGTTGGCAACCTGCGATCACGCGGTGTCATGGAGCGCATCGGCATGACGTACAGTGGCGAGTTTGAACATCCCAGTTTGCCCGAGAGTAGCCCGTTGCGGCCACATGTGCTTTACCGGTTGCAACGAGAGCAGTGGGAAGTAGAGAAGCCTAACCATTAG
- a CDS encoding GNAT family N-acetyltransferase: MVIAETPRLLLREFSSEDVGTLAEIIGDPKVMEFSTNGPCTEDDTRQFIDWCLDSYRDHGFGQWAIIDRLSGSIIGFCGLSHVELDGAQEIEIGYRLAPSVWGQGLASEAAGAALEYGFSHCGIDSIIAIIATRHVVSTGVAEKVGFRIDTRTKYRSWDVLIYRKRRAASA; this comes from the coding sequence ATGGTCATAGCTGAAACACCCAGATTGTTACTGCGTGAGTTTTCATCGGAAGATGTTGGCACACTCGCGGAGATTATTGGTGATCCAAAGGTCATGGAGTTTTCGACCAATGGACCCTGCACCGAGGATGATACCCGGCAGTTTATCGACTGGTGCCTGGACTCTTACCGGGACCATGGTTTTGGTCAGTGGGCTATTATTGATCGTCTTTCTGGGTCGATTATTGGTTTTTGCGGGTTGAGCCACGTAGAGCTTGATGGCGCTCAGGAAATAGAGATCGGCTATCGCCTTGCACCAAGCGTATGGGGGCAAGGCTTGGCGTCAGAGGCTGCGGGGGCAGCGTTGGAGTACGGCTTCTCGCACTGTGGCATTGACTCGATCATAGCGATCATCGCAACCCGCCACGTCGTTTCTACCGGTGTGGCGGAGAAGGTGGGGTTCAGAATTGATACCCGTACCAAATACCGTAGCTGGGACGTTCTTATCTACCGCAAACGCCGTGCGGCAAGCGCCTGA
- a CDS encoding type II toxin-antitoxin system YafO family toxin yields MVEVYTSGLIKKQYQDKGELEQLDALILDFEDYKRTGMIPQHFGRDELYDHPHTLSSVRMEELQHLHLLDPANGPIHAVQFRRTSDIHLVYCQGAMNDDCYLLLAVLEPDAHEQARNRNIMTNLATIAGKFRDQN; encoded by the coding sequence GTGGTCGAAGTCTACACGTCCGGACTGATTAAAAAGCAGTACCAGGACAAGGGTGAACTGGAACAACTGGATGCCCTTATCCTGGATTTTGAAGATTATAAGCGCACTGGAATGATTCCTCAGCATTTTGGCCGCGACGAACTGTATGACCACCCTCACACGTTATCCTCAGTCAGGATGGAAGAACTCCAGCACCTCCACCTCCTAGATCCCGCCAACGGTCCCATTCACGCCGTACAATTCAGGCGCACCAGCGATATCCATCTTGTTTATTGCCAAGGCGCAATGAACGATGATTGCTATCTTCTGCTCGCTGTACTGGAGCCCGATGCTCACGAGCAGGCCCGTAACCGAAACATCATGACCAATTTGGCGACAATCGCCGGGAAATTTCGGGACCAGAATTAG
- a CDS encoding antibiotic biosynthesis monooxygenase family protein yields the protein MSEIANTPTPPYYAVIFTSHRTEGDNGYGEMAERMAELAAQQPGYLGMESAREGLGITVSYWESLEAIRNWKQNAEHQEAQRLGHQQWYSSFRVRIAKVEREYGI from the coding sequence ATGTCAGAAATCGCCAACACCCCCACTCCCCCCTACTACGCCGTCATTTTCACCAGCCACCGTACCGAGGGCGACAACGGCTACGGCGAAATGGCCGAGCGAATGGCTGAATTGGCGGCACAACAACCCGGCTACCTGGGTATGGAATCCGCCCGGGAGGGTCTGGGCATTACGGTGTCCTACTGGGAAAGCCTCGAGGCTATTCGCAACTGGAAGCAGAACGCGGAGCATCAGGAGGCCCAGCGGCTTGGCCATCAGCAATGGTATTCGAGCTTTCGGGTGCGGATTGCGAAGGTTGAGCGGGAGTACGGTATTTGA
- a CDS encoding YciI family protein, which produces MKYMLLAYGNEEKFNKMSKDELAEIGEKCKSFDAEMQAAGEVTWGGSLSWDSKSMRLKDGKLIVTDGPFAETKEVVGGVVIIEAPDFDAAVKLASLHPAARMGEELGWGVELRPINFCPAIREAASNARRQE; this is translated from the coding sequence ATGAAATACATGCTGCTGGCCTACGGAAACGAAGAAAAGTTCAACAAGATGAGCAAAGACGAACTGGCCGAGATTGGGGAGAAGTGCAAGAGCTTTGACGCCGAGATGCAGGCGGCGGGCGAGGTCACATGGGGCGGGAGCCTGAGCTGGGACTCAAAGTCGATGCGCCTCAAGGACGGAAAACTGATCGTCACCGACGGGCCGTTCGCGGAAACCAAGGAAGTCGTGGGCGGCGTGGTGATCATCGAAGCGCCGGACTTTGATGCAGCGGTTAAGCTCGCCTCGCTACACCCGGCAGCACGTATGGGCGAGGAGTTGGGCTGGGGCGTCGAGCTTCGCCCGATAAACTTCTGCCCCGCGATCCGCGAGGCAGCTTCTAACGCTCGTCGTCAGGAGTAA
- a CDS encoding LysE family translocator: MTLEIWVTFVSVVFIFAIIPGPTVILVLGQAISHGKKSVMPLVSGVLLGDFVAMTLSLIGLGAVLATSATLFLILKWFGVGYLIYLGIKTWREVPEHGLSPISVPDISKVNLFKSSFLVTALNPKDIVFFVAFLPQFVNPNVAAMPQLLILMVTFLGVVSITITSFALFAGVVRYRIQNFQARKRLNKLGGGALFGAAAFTSTMQQS; encoded by the coding sequence ATGACTCTCGAAATATGGGTGACCTTTGTATCTGTTGTTTTTATCTTTGCGATCATTCCCGGGCCAACCGTGATTTTGGTGCTTGGCCAGGCCATCAGCCACGGCAAAAAATCGGTTATGCCATTGGTTTCCGGTGTGTTGCTCGGAGATTTTGTGGCGATGACGTTGTCGTTGATCGGGCTGGGTGCCGTTCTGGCAACGTCCGCGACGCTGTTCCTGATTCTTAAATGGTTCGGTGTTGGTTATCTGATCTACCTTGGCATCAAGACATGGCGAGAAGTGCCTGAGCATGGTTTGTCGCCGATCTCCGTGCCGGATATTTCAAAAGTGAATCTGTTCAAGTCCTCGTTTCTGGTGACCGCTCTGAACCCAAAAGATATCGTCTTTTTCGTGGCCTTCCTCCCCCAGTTCGTTAATCCCAACGTCGCGGCGATGCCGCAGCTGCTGATCTTGATGGTGACGTTCCTGGGTGTGGTCTCCATAACCATCACATCGTTTGCGCTCTTCGCAGGCGTTGTGCGTTACAGGATTCAAAACTTCCAGGCCCGAAAACGGCTGAACAAGCTGGGCGGTGGCGCGTTATTTGGCGCTGCTGCGTTCACGTCGACCATGCAGCAAAGTTAA
- a CDS encoding trypsin-like serine peptidase, protein MASKDKANDESPLSASQVAERFDRSPKGTIPKDLQSMLLPEPKPYKYKGLEAKRDARSDEKPTAPMMPKWFGASSVPCRDKLAKPPRVLLNGKDLRPLTVFNPEDRRIYNDISYPWGTICKVLTSSGSGSGVIVGPRHVLTASHVVDWRSNGAGTVEVHRSGGSVRAITAITRVWFYTKVTGSVGWFELDEDYAVLVTADRIGDLFGWMGTRTYNSSWDDEPYWFNIGYPGSIGSALRPTFQRDKKLNEPWHDLGPARSMETHADITPGNSGGPMFAFWSDGPYVVAVVSAEDSDENWCAGGSWLTKLVRHARDQDA, encoded by the coding sequence ATGGCTAGCAAAGATAAAGCGAATGATGAATCACCTCTCTCTGCCTCCCAGGTTGCCGAACGTTTCGACAGAAGTCCGAAGGGCACAATACCGAAAGACCTGCAGTCCATGCTGCTGCCGGAACCAAAGCCCTACAAATATAAAGGGCTTGAAGCCAAACGAGACGCAAGGTCTGACGAAAAACCTACCGCGCCAATGATGCCCAAGTGGTTTGGGGCAAGCTCCGTACCTTGCAGGGACAAGCTGGCAAAACCGCCTCGTGTTCTTCTGAACGGAAAGGATCTTAGGCCTCTTACGGTTTTCAATCCGGAGGACCGCAGGATTTACAACGACATCAGCTACCCGTGGGGGACCATTTGCAAGGTTCTGACGTCGTCCGGCTCAGGATCAGGCGTCATTGTTGGCCCCAGGCATGTGCTGACGGCAAGCCATGTGGTCGACTGGCGCTCAAATGGCGCAGGTACCGTTGAGGTTCATCGATCCGGCGGTTCAGTCCGTGCTATCACCGCCATCACCCGGGTCTGGTTCTATACAAAAGTGACCGGCAGCGTTGGCTGGTTTGAACTTGACGAGGACTATGCCGTTCTGGTCACGGCTGATCGTATTGGCGATCTATTTGGATGGATGGGCACGCGAACGTACAACAGCTCATGGGATGACGAACCTTACTGGTTCAATATCGGCTATCCCGGCAGTATTGGTAGCGCTTTGCGCCCAACCTTTCAACGCGACAAGAAGCTGAATGAGCCCTGGCATGATCTCGGCCCCGCTCGATCCATGGAGACTCACGCGGACATAACGCCCGGAAATTCCGGTGGCCCGATGTTCGCTTTCTGGAGCGACGGTCCCTATGTTGTGGCGGTTGTATCTGCTGAAGATTCAGACGAAAACTGGTGCGCTGGAGGTTCCTGGTTAACCAAGCTTGTGCGCCATGCACGGGATCAGGATGCGTAA
- a CDS encoding alkaline phosphatase D family protein, giving the protein MKASLFVGPLLGYEGDGQYTVCFLSGKNIEQAKISIDGRTVKATILKDIPDGRFWRAEVRIEPGEKGRFIQYDVHLNSQVASDTHNRKSWEFYVPANNEEPKFAYASCNGVSKADLITKIDDPFALWRHMSERHRERPFSLLLMGGDQVYADSIWEKVKTLTDWSSLKLEDQKRRKPTKVMSRQIDQFYSKLYRERWSDEYMSYMLASVPSLMMWDDHDIFDGWGSFPKELQETPVFSEIFKYAKKYFELFQIRSLSNHSLLSKDGAHYAFCLSFNGYTILGLDNRSDRTIRQVMSAKQWEQVLATLENTTEGTLLIMSAVPVVYRDFSFTETAFDVTPWDENLTDDLKDHWRAKEHQGERSRLIMRLLENAKLRHKTDQPIKTVILSGDVHVGCLGVITDFRDDNPIKIHQIVSSGIVHPAPSLLQWLGISAVTNDNIEVINEERTIEASMLKPVGSKRYIRERNFVTLEEGTDDKLWVNWITEDCMSETSERPEYPITPRQAGK; this is encoded by the coding sequence ATGAAAGCATCGCTATTCGTAGGCCCTCTACTAGGATATGAAGGTGACGGGCAGTATACGGTCTGTTTTCTGTCAGGTAAGAACATAGAGCAGGCCAAAATCTCCATTGACGGCCGAACGGTAAAAGCGACGATACTGAAAGACATTCCTGATGGTAGGTTTTGGAGAGCGGAAGTGCGTATTGAGCCTGGTGAAAAGGGCCGGTTCATCCAATACGACGTGCATCTGAATAGCCAGGTTGCAAGTGACACCCATAACAGAAAAAGCTGGGAGTTCTATGTACCAGCCAATAATGAGGAACCGAAGTTTGCTTACGCTTCATGCAACGGCGTTTCCAAGGCGGATTTGATCACGAAAATTGATGATCCGTTCGCATTATGGAGACACATGAGCGAGCGACATAGGGAGAGGCCTTTCTCGCTTCTGTTAATGGGAGGAGACCAAGTCTATGCAGACTCCATCTGGGAGAAAGTCAAGACGTTGACTGACTGGTCGTCCTTGAAACTGGAGGATCAAAAACGCAGAAAGCCGACGAAGGTCATGTCCCGTCAGATCGACCAGTTTTACAGCAAACTCTATCGGGAACGTTGGTCGGATGAATATATGTCTTACATGTTGGCCTCTGTTCCAAGCCTAATGATGTGGGATGACCATGACATATTTGACGGGTGGGGAAGCTTTCCAAAGGAGCTGCAAGAAACCCCTGTCTTTTCCGAAATATTCAAATATGCAAAAAAATACTTCGAGTTGTTCCAGATTCGTTCGCTATCCAATCATTCTTTACTTTCAAAGGATGGGGCTCACTATGCTTTCTGCCTGAGCTTCAACGGTTACACCATATTGGGGCTTGATAACCGTAGTGATCGGACGATTCGCCAGGTTATGAGTGCCAAGCAATGGGAGCAGGTTTTAGCAACCCTGGAAAATACAACCGAGGGTACGCTGTTAATCATGTCAGCGGTACCTGTTGTATACCGGGATTTTTCGTTTACAGAAACAGCCTTCGATGTCACACCCTGGGATGAGAACTTAACGGACGATCTAAAGGACCACTGGCGTGCCAAAGAACATCAGGGCGAGAGAAGTCGTTTGATAATGCGCCTGTTGGAGAATGCCAAACTTCGGCACAAAACGGATCAGCCCATTAAAACAGTCATCTTATCCGGTGACGTACATGTAGGCTGTTTGGGTGTTATTACTGACTTCCGCGATGACAACCCTATCAAGATTCATCAAATCGTGTCTTCCGGAATAGTTCACCCTGCACCTAGCTTGCTCCAGTGGCTGGGCATCTCCGCGGTAACCAATGACAACATTGAGGTTATCAATGAGGAGCGGACAATCGAAGCCAGCATGTTAAAACCTGTAGGTTCGAAGCGGTATATTCGAGAACGTAACTTCGTGACCCTTGAGGAAGGTACTGACGACAAGCTTTGGGTGAACTGGATTACAGAGGACTGTATGTCGGAAACGTCCGAACGCCCAGAGTATCCAATTACACCCCGCCAAGCGGGTAAATAG
- a CDS encoding antibiotic biosynthesis monooxygenase family protein yields MSDIADTPKPPYYAVIFSSHRTDGDNGYGEMAERMAELAAQQPGYLGMESAREGLGITVSYWESLEAIRNWKQNAEHKEAQRLGHQQWYSSFRVRIAKVEREYGI; encoded by the coding sequence ATGTCCGACATCGCTGATACCCCCAAACCCCCATACTACGCTGTCATCTTCAGCAGCCACCGCACGGACGGCGACAACGGCTACGGCGAAATGGCTGAGCGCATGGCGGAACTGGCAGCCCAGCAACCCGGCTACCTGGGCATGGAATCCGCCCGGGAGGGTCTGGGCATCACAGTGTCCTACTGGGAAAGCCTTGAGGCCATCCGCAACTGGAAGCAGAACGCGGAGCATAAGGAGGCCCAGCGGCTTGGCCATCAGCAATGGTATTCCAGTTTTCGGGTGCGGATTGCGAAGGTGGAGCGCGAATACGGCATTTAG